A DNA window from Drosophila biarmipes strain raj3 chromosome 2R, RU_DBia_V1.1, whole genome shotgun sequence contains the following coding sequences:
- the LOC122818145 gene encoding uncharacterized protein LOC122818145 yields the protein MLEKNTDIPSMASQSLGYALKRRKDRFVVEPIVGIVNPAYEPDLGGDVSSVSDSNRKWQVQIIYDLNNVQHSGLFIWHQYTYMEKM from the exons atgttggaAAAAAACACGGATATTCCCAGTATGGCTAGCCAATCCTTAGGATACGCCCTTAAACGCAGAAAAGATCGGTTTGTGGTCGAGCCAATCGTGGGGATCGTGAATCCAGCTTACGAGCCCGACCTTGGTGGAGATGTGTCCTCAGTCAGCGACTCCAATCGAAAATGGCAAGTGCAGATCATATATGACCTAAATAATGTGCAGCACAGTGGCCTCTTCATATGGCACCA ATATACTTACATGGAGAAAATGTAG
- the LOC108026902 gene encoding uncharacterized protein LOC108026902: MPRPYQKVLKIAKLSAQLKAKTGDDESEEEIDFQGDPEEKDWNEPGHLTRTLQNAPHYAIAAANSGMLGQMLHDQDEDMAQDFPNCLVTVPLPLFVAEDGQTPRVEACVQRPQAYDEWMRQLNAHNVHYNKRTKKMKQREQKHREQVYDVSLYDMAEHIARQENPFFRDSYDYYYTGGNLNTIPFEGGGHLALHVSGDKLTDLNFSEINGEAELWHPLHSTKMKNASSEVFELFPLERLPANSGRKFLARFLNEISLYELKREEDLEDYELYCHSTFSSQEAPFTSAAQSFGNANTLALACQDRSLRFVDILTQQDIAKHNIRLFKGLQQTSSTWAQLQPADGNTFHYLSQPVLLTVDVRCDKPLNPCFSSRFYSKACESFSCLAKSVNPNLLYVASNHKLHCLDVRCLGKKLADRSVVTWTHQMTYPPTFMDTFAHQESEYVALAGVFPSDLRVCELKGYGAQCVDEMFSPAMPFSPPTLEEALVDARLRGFVDVYTDLPERVKACLTGLRFHPLEGTSDQAFAQLLSANSLGDVYCQRLTLRDEDDHVQEMRTGLHTAEVIRYTAKVIQERVKRQSLRCTEVQRIPEIRDIFREAAKSSKPDEKPLIVEEIEIDYGIEDTDVSEDEIQNSERAEKGPTKSEGKAKKKKKSKEKPKQQPKKQTPSKVNPKKDKGINRGPWQKSAYQLSRYTDFLSTHLLDVWDMEEFDYTRDVNREMFQERLHQQLEPEKRMTDWLNQLPSQPNEINADEVTEGNPDLVPGTKLPKLYAATTAEYSEMNGHIKEQPITPKKESPLTFRHEHSVLLPGQNTIIEGDLNPRPAKRPKIKHVMGF; encoded by the coding sequence ATGCCGCGACCCTACCAGAAGGTTCTTAAAATTGCCAAACTCAGTGCCCAGCTGAAGGCCAAAACCGGGGACGATGAGTCCGAGGAAGAGATCGATTTTCAGGGGGATCCCGAAGAGAAGGACTGGAACGAGCCAGGGCACCTAACGCGGACTCTGCAAAACGCACCGCATTACGCCATCGCGGCCGCAAACAGTGGAATGCTGGGCCAAATGCTCCACGACCAGGACGAGGATATGGCCCAGGACTTTCCCAACTGCTTGGTGACGGTGCCACTGCCACTGTTCGTAGCCGAAGACGGGCAAACGCCCCGTGTGGAGGCCTGCGTCCAAAGACCTCAAGCCTACGACGAATGGATGCGGCAGTTGAATGCCCACAATGTCCACTATAATAAGCGCACCAAAAAGATGAAGCAGCGTGAGCAAAAGCACCGGGAACAAGTCTACGATGTCAGCCTGTACGACATGGCCGAACACATTGCCCGGCAGGAGAATCCCTTCTTCCGGGACAGCTACGATTACTATTACACAGGCGGAAACCTCAACACGATTCCGTTTGAGGGAGGTGGTCACCTGGCCCTGCATGTCAGCGGGGACAAGCTGACGGATCTGAACTTTTCCGAGATCAATGGTGAGGCGGAGTTGTGGCATCCTTTGCATTCGACTAAAATGAAGAACGCCTCCAGTGAAGTCTTTGAACTTTTTCCGTTGGAGAGATTGCCAGCAAATAGTGGTCGGAAGTTCCTGGCACGCTTTCTAAATGAGATTTCCCTGTACGAGCTGAAGCGAGAAGAGGACTTGGAAGACTACGAACTGTATTGCCACAGCACGTTCAGCAGTCAGGAAGCTCCATTTACTAGTGCCGCGCAGTCTTTTGGCAATGCTAATACATTGGCCCTGGCCTGCCAGGATCGCTCTTTGCGCTTTGTGGACATTCTGACCCAACAGGATATAGCCAAACATAATATTCGGCTGTTCAAGGGACTGCAACAAACCTCGAGCACCTGGGCCCAGCTACAGCCTGCAGATGGCAACACCTTTCACTATCTCTCGCAGCCTGTTCTGCTCACCGTGGATGTAAGATGCGATAAGCCGCTGAATCCTTGCTTCTCCAGCAGGTTCTACTCCAAGGCCTGTGAGAGTTTCTCTTGTTTGGCCAAAAGTGTGAATCCCAATCTCCTGTACGTGGCTAGCAACCACAAACTCCACTGCTTGGACGTAAGATGTTTGGGCAAGAAACTGGCCGATCGTTCTGTGGTGACCTGGACACATCAGATGACCTATCCGCCCACTTTTATGGACACATTCGCCCACCAGGAAAGTGAATATGTAGCATTAGCTGGAGTTTTTCCCAGTGATCTGCGAGTTTGCGAGCTAAAGGGATATGGAGCCCAGTGTGTGGATGAAATGTTCTCACCTGCAATGCCCTTTTCTCCGCCAACCCTAGAAGAAGCTTTAGTAGATGCTCGCTTGAGAGGCTTTGTGGATGTCTACACTGATCTGCCCGAGCGGGTCAAGGCATGCCTCACGGGACTCCGCTTTCATCCATTGGAAGGGACAAGTGATCAGGCTTTTGCCCAGCTACTAAGTGCAAACAGCTTGGGAGATGTTTACTGTCAAAGACTTACGCTTAGAGACGAAGACGACCATGTCCAGGAGATGAGAACCGGACTCCACACCGCGGAAGTCATTCGTTACACAGCCAAGGTTATCCAGGAGCGCGTAAAACGCCAGAGTCTCCGTTGCACTGAAGTTCAAAGGATACCGGAAATTAGAGATATTTTTCGAGAAGCCGCAAAAAGTTCAAAACCAGATGAAAAGCCTCTTATAGTAGAGGAAATCGAAATTGACTACGGCATCGAAGATACAGATGTATCGGAGGACGAAATCCAAAACTCCGAAAGGGCAGAAAAAGGACCAACGAAATCCGAAGGCAAAGCtaagaagaaaaagaaatcaaaggAGAAACCAAAACAGCAACCAAAAAAACAAACTCCCAGCAAAGTTAATCCAAAAAAAGACAAGGGCATAAACCGTGGCCCCTGGCAAAAGTCTGCTTACCAATTGTCTCGCTACACGGACTTTTTGTCGACCCACTTGCTAGATGTGTGGGATATGGAGGAGTTTGATTATACAAGAGATGTAAATAGGGAAATGTTCCAAGAACGCTTGCATCAGCAATTGGAGCCGGAGAAACGCATGACCGATTGGTTAAACCAACTGCCCAGCCAGCCAAACGAAATCAATGCAGACGAAGTGACGGAGGGAAATCCCGACCTGGTGCCGGGAACGAAGCTTCCCAAGCTATACGCCGCCACTACAGCGGAGTACTCAGAGATGAATGGGCACATTAAAGAGCAACCTATTACTCCCAAAAAGGAATCGCCTCTCACCTTTCGGCACGAGCATTCGGTTCTCCTGCCCGGGCAGAATACTATAATTGAAGGAGATCTTAATCCCAGGCCGGCTAAGAGACCCAAGATCAAGCACGTAATGGGATTCTAG